In Urechidicola croceus, a single window of DNA contains:
- a CDS encoding Fic family protein translates to MNLKSFSRKITVFHGKHTPEEGTLVGYGAIIEHLKLNMPFPERLALISEKRRSYKNENWNVFSSRNTFEDTLYKHLVFTLKYEGVNLLFYKKLFEKLSEKEVLLILKQEPTGQYSRKIWFLYEWLLQKKLKIKDLTIKNYVPLLDDKLQYTVKGERSARHRIVNNLPGTINFCPLIFKTEKLEAKINANVSDKKNTYLNSIHNDVLQRASSFLLLKDSKASFTIENENPGNNRAMRWGKAIGQAGQKTLSTEELIRLQQIVIENSRFLKMGLRTEGGFVGDRDRTTLEPIPHHISAKEKDVSHLLEGLFDTNNILQDPTYDAVLAAATIAFGFVFIHPFVDGNGRLHRYIIHHVLAKKQFSKQGVIFPVSASILDHMDDYKNVLESYSHPLLDHIQWKETKDHNVEVLNDTIDLYRYFDATKQAEFLYDCVADTLERVIPSEVNYLLKYDEFKRFIDNEFEMPDKLVAMLVMFLEQNNGVLSKRALKKEFSELEENEIIDIQNTFKSIFLEL, encoded by the coding sequence ATGAATCTAAAGTCATTTTCACGTAAAATAACCGTTTTTCACGGTAAGCATACACCAGAAGAAGGTACATTGGTAGGCTATGGAGCAATAATTGAGCATTTAAAGTTAAACATGCCTTTTCCAGAACGATTGGCACTTATAAGCGAAAAAAGACGAAGCTATAAGAATGAAAATTGGAACGTGTTTTCATCTCGAAATACTTTTGAAGATACATTATACAAGCATTTGGTTTTTACGTTAAAATATGAAGGTGTAAATCTTCTATTTTATAAAAAATTATTTGAAAAACTTTCAGAAAAAGAAGTCTTGCTAATTTTAAAACAAGAACCTACAGGTCAATATAGCCGTAAAATTTGGTTTTTATACGAGTGGCTTTTACAAAAAAAACTCAAGATAAAAGATTTAACTATTAAGAATTATGTGCCTTTACTAGATGATAAATTGCAATATACAGTAAAAGGTGAGCGTTCAGCAAGACATCGCATTGTAAACAATCTTCCTGGAACTATAAATTTTTGCCCATTAATTTTTAAAACGGAAAAACTAGAAGCAAAGATTAATGCGAATGTGTCAGATAAAAAAAATACCTATTTAAATAGTATTCATAATGACGTGTTACAACGCGCATCTTCCTTTTTATTATTAAAAGACTCAAAAGCATCATTTACCATAGAGAATGAAAATCCTGGAAACAATAGAGCGATGCGTTGGGGAAAAGCGATTGGACAAGCAGGACAAAAAACATTAAGTACAGAGGAACTAATTCGCTTACAACAAATCGTTATAGAGAATAGCAGGTTTTTAAAAATGGGTTTACGTACAGAAGGAGGTTTTGTAGGTGATCGAGATAGGACCACTTTAGAACCAATTCCGCACCACATTTCTGCCAAAGAAAAAGATGTTTCACATTTATTAGAAGGGTTGTTTGATACCAATAATATATTACAAGACCCAACATATGATGCCGTATTGGCCGCAGCCACTATTGCATTTGGCTTTGTTTTTATACATCCATTCGTAGATGGTAATGGTCGTTTACACCGTTATATTATACATCATGTTTTGGCAAAAAAACAGTTTAGTAAACAAGGTGTTATCTTTCCCGTTTCTGCTTCAATACTGGATCATATGGATGATTATAAGAATGTATTAGAATCCTATTCACATCCTTTACTCGATCACATTCAATGGAAAGAAACCAAAGATCATAACGTTGAAGTACTTAATGATACTATTGATTTGTACCGCTATTTTGATGCTACTAAGCAAGCCGAATTTTTATATGATTGCGTCGCCGACACACTTGAAAGAGTTATTCCAAGCGAAGTCAATTATTTATTAAAATATGACGAGTTTAAACGTTTTATAGATAATGAATTTGAAATGCCAGATAAATTAGTGGCTATGCTTGTAATGTTTTTAGAGCAAAATAATGGAGTGTTATCTAAACGTGCATTAAAAAAAGAATTTTCTGAATTAGAAGAAAATGAAATAATAGACATACAGAATACTTTTAAATCCATATTTTTAGAACTATAA
- a CDS encoding type I restriction-modification system subunit M, with translation MSEDQKQQILKQTLWNIANDLRGNMDADDFRDYILGFIFYKYLSRKMNLYANEILEGDKLSYQQIEGHKDEDLLMQAIKDEALDKLGYFLKPSELFSELARRGNAGGKNQFILGDLAKVLTNIEQSTMGSESEEDFGNLFEDLDLTSSKLGKNEEAKNELIIKVLTHLEGIDFDLENSDSDVLGDAYEYLIGQFASGAGKKAGEFYTPQQVSKILAKIVTVGKDKLKSVYDPTCGSGSLLLRVAKEVNEVGEFYGQESNPTTYNLCRMNMIMHDVHYKRFDIYNEDTLESPSPNHIDKRFEAIVANPPFSAKWSASPLFMSDDRFSSYGKLAPKSKADFAFVQHMVHQLDENGTMACVLPHGVLFRGAAEGHIRKFLIEDKNYLDAVIGLPANIFYGTSIPTCILVLKKERKSHAERSRSILFIDGSQHFEKVKTQNVLREEDIERIVNTYKNRETIDKYSYVASLDEIKENDYNLNIPRYVDTFEEEEPVDLTAVSQELKNLENSIQETDATIADFCKQLNIETPF, from the coding sequence ATGTCTGAAGACCAAAAACAACAAATATTAAAGCAAACACTCTGGAATATCGCTAACGACCTTCGTGGGAATATGGATGCAGATGATTTTAGAGATTATATATTAGGATTCATTTTTTACAAATATCTAAGTAGAAAAATGAATTTATATGCCAATGAAATTTTAGAAGGCGATAAACTGTCTTATCAACAAATAGAAGGTCATAAAGATGAGGATTTATTGATGCAAGCCATTAAAGATGAAGCCTTAGATAAACTAGGTTATTTCTTAAAACCAAGCGAACTCTTTAGTGAACTGGCGCGTAGAGGAAATGCAGGCGGAAAAAATCAATTCATTTTAGGTGATTTAGCCAAAGTACTTACCAATATAGAGCAAAGTACGATGGGAAGCGAAAGCGAAGAAGATTTTGGTAACCTATTTGAAGACCTTGATTTAACAAGTAGTAAATTAGGAAAAAACGAAGAAGCCAAGAACGAACTCATTATCAAAGTATTGACACATTTAGAAGGCATCGATTTTGACCTTGAAAACTCCGATAGTGATGTGTTGGGTGATGCGTATGAATATTTGATAGGGCAATTTGCCTCTGGAGCAGGTAAAAAAGCAGGAGAATTTTATACACCACAACAAGTAAGTAAAATATTAGCCAAAATAGTTACCGTAGGAAAAGACAAACTTAAAAGTGTGTACGACCCTACATGTGGTTCGGGTTCGTTATTGTTGCGTGTGGCGAAGGAAGTAAATGAAGTAGGAGAATTTTACGGACAAGAAAGCAACCCAACGACCTATAACTTATGTCGTATGAATATGATTATGCACGATGTGCATTACAAGCGTTTTGATATTTATAACGAAGACACTCTTGAAAGTCCAAGTCCAAACCATATTGACAAGCGTTTTGAAGCCATCGTTGCCAATCCTCCTTTCTCGGCTAAATGGAGCGCGAGCCCATTATTTATGAGTGATGACCGTTTTTCATCGTACGGGAAACTAGCACCAAAATCGAAAGCCGATTTTGCCTTTGTACAACACATGGTGCATCAATTGGATGAGAATGGTACAATGGCGTGTGTATTACCACACGGAGTTTTATTTCGTGGTGCTGCCGAAGGACACATACGTAAGTTTTTAATAGAAGATAAAAACTATCTCGATGCTGTGATAGGCTTACCAGCCAATATCTTTTACGGTACAAGTATTCCTACTTGTATTCTAGTATTAAAAAAAGAAAGAAAAAGTCATGCTGAGCGTAGTCGAAGCATCTTATTTATTGACGGAAGCCAACATTTTGAAAAAGTAAAAACCCAAAATGTATTACGTGAAGAAGATATAGAACGTATCGTTAATACTTATAAAAACCGTGAAACAATTGATAAGTATTCTTATGTAGCGAGTTTGGACGAAATAAAAGAAAACGACTACAACTTAAACATTCCTCGTTATGTAGATACGTTTGAAGAAGAAGAACCTGTTGACTTAACCGCTGTTTCACAAGAATTAAAAAACTTAGAAAATAGCATACAAGAAACAGACGCAACCATTGCCGACTTTTGTAAGCAATTAAACATTGAAACTCCTTTTTAA
- a CDS encoding MFS transporter → MSRITKNQERIALSAFFFLSGICFSTWASRIPTIKELFNLNEAQLGTILLAMPVCSLIGLPVSGWLVSKFESRKPLLASFVLFAFSLIYIGFVKTTFSLVIGISVFAFCLRILNIAMNAQSIVLQQKFKQKIVGSFHGIWSLGGVIGVLFSTLMVRLNVTMQYHLLIIATITLITIFIAYRYSLQNDKAPTGNKLILGKPDPFILYLGLLVFFAAICEGGMYDWSGVYFNEVVNVEIFTYGYLIFMVCMTIARFSIDYLIDAIGMQKMYIISALFIATGILIAIIFPHFWTALLGFCLVGIGTSPIFPITYILAGKSTKYSPGIAISIVGTYAIAGMFIGPPLIGYLAHAFGLKNAFITFIIGGLMFIPISQLFFKMLKKVEKG, encoded by the coding sequence ATGAGTAGAATTACCAAAAATCAAGAGCGCATTGCGCTAAGCGCTTTTTTTTTCTTATCTGGAATCTGTTTTTCTACTTGGGCATCAAGAATACCAACAATCAAAGAGTTATTCAATTTAAATGAAGCGCAATTGGGTACTATATTATTGGCTATGCCTGTTTGTTCATTAATTGGTTTGCCGGTATCTGGTTGGTTGGTGTCAAAATTTGAAAGTAGAAAACCACTATTAGCATCATTTGTACTTTTTGCCTTCTCATTAATCTACATAGGATTTGTAAAAACCACTTTTTCACTGGTCATTGGAATTAGTGTTTTTGCGTTTTGCTTGCGGATTTTAAATATAGCAATGAATGCACAATCAATTGTATTACAACAAAAATTTAAACAAAAAATAGTAGGAAGTTTTCATGGTATTTGGAGTTTGGGCGGTGTTATTGGTGTGTTATTTTCAACGCTTATGGTACGACTCAATGTAACTATGCAGTATCATTTACTCATCATTGCAACTATCACTTTGATTACAATTTTTATAGCCTATAGATACAGCCTACAAAATGACAAAGCACCTACAGGAAACAAATTAATACTCGGAAAACCCGACCCATTTATACTTTATTTAGGATTACTCGTGTTTTTCGCCGCTATTTGCGAAGGTGGAATGTATGATTGGAGTGGTGTTTATTTTAATGAAGTGGTGAATGTAGAAATATTTACCTACGGTTATTTGATTTTTATGGTGTGTATGACCATTGCTCGATTTTCTATTGATTATTTAATAGATGCTATAGGCATGCAAAAAATGTATATTATTAGTGCACTTTTCATTGCTACAGGAATTCTAATTGCGATTATTTTCCCACATTTTTGGACGGCATTATTAGGATTTTGTTTAGTTGGTATTGGCACCTCTCCTATTTTCCCAATTACCTATATACTTGCAGGAAAGTCAACTAAATATTCTCCTGGAATAGCTATTTCTATTGTGGGCACCTACGCCATTGCAGGAATGTTTATTGGACCACCATTAATTGGGTATTTGGCTCACGCTTTTGGATTGAAAAACGCATTTATTACCTTTATTATTGGTGGATTGATGTTTATACCTATTTCACAGTTGTTTTTTAAGATGCTGAAGAAAGTAGAAAAAGGTTAA
- a CDS encoding restriction endonuclease subunit S codes for MTAQNKNKTVIARLVARNEANQTEAICSNKTHHANSTKQSHEPKRKTETDCVVPCNDVSLTPKLRFKEFEGDWEKKKIGEVLKIGSGRDYKHLNKGQIPVYGTGGLMTYVDEYLYEGESVCIGRKGTIDKPVYLNEKFWTVDTLFYTHSFKNSIPKFIFRLFERINWKLYNEASGVPSLSKSTIEKIKFSTPSLPEQQKIASFLTAVDTKIQQLTRKKELLEQYKKGVMQKIFNQELRFKPDNANETSLREPVARNEANSTQSVQNETDFPDWEEKKLGDVCDVNPKNHELPNSFVYIDLESVESGRLVFQNRIDLSEAPSRAQRLLKVNDLLFQTVRPYQMNNLFFNKEGDYVASTGYAQLRVKESAMFLYQLLHTNEFVNNVLERCTGTSYPAINSKDLSKLKIKVPSLKEQQKIATYLSAIDRKIETVNNQISHTQTFKKGLLQQLFV; via the coding sequence ATGACAGCACAAAACAAAAATAAAACTGTCATTGCGAGGCTTGTTGCGAGGAACGAAGCAAACCAGACCGAAGCAATCTGTTCAAATAAAACGCATCATGCAAACTCGACGAAGCAATCTCATGAACCAAAGCGCAAAACAGAAACAGATTGCGTCGTGCCTTGCAATGACGTATCTCTCACACCCAAACTACGCTTTAAAGAGTTTGAAGGGGATTGGGAAAAGAAGAAAATTGGAGAAGTTTTAAAAATAGGAAGTGGAAGAGATTATAAACATTTAAATAAAGGTCAAATTCCTGTTTATGGTACAGGAGGATTAATGACTTATGTTGATGAATATTTATATGAAGGAGAAAGTGTATGTATAGGAAGAAAAGGAACTATTGATAAACCAGTTTATTTAAATGAAAAATTCTGGACAGTTGATACATTGTTTTATACTCATTCTTTCAAAAATTCCATACCAAAATTCATTTTTAGGTTATTTGAAAGAATTAATTGGAAATTATACAACGAAGCATCTGGTGTTCCTAGTTTGTCAAAAAGTACAATTGAAAAAATAAAATTTTCAACTCCATCCCTCCCAGAACAACAAAAAATAGCCTCATTTTTAACTGCTGTAGATACCAAAATACAGCAACTCACACGTAAAAAAGAGTTATTGGAGCAGTATAAAAAAGGTGTGATGCAAAAAATCTTTAATCAAGAACTACGGTTTAAGCCTGACAACGCCAATGAAACGTCATTGCGAGAGCCAGTTGCGAGGAACGAAGCAAACTCGACGCAATCTGTTCAAAATGAAACCGATTTTCCTGATTGGGAAGAGAAGAAGTTGGGTGATGTTTGTGATGTAAATCCGAAAAATCATGAATTGCCTAATTCTTTCGTTTATATAGATTTAGAAAGTGTTGAAAGTGGAAGATTAGTTTTTCAGAATAGAATTGATTTATCTGAAGCGCCAAGTAGAGCACAGAGGTTACTAAAAGTTAATGATCTTTTATTTCAAACGGTAAGACCTTATCAAATGAATAATTTATTCTTCAATAAAGAAGGTGATTATGTTGCATCTACTGGTTATGCACAATTAAGAGTAAAAGAAAGCGCTATGTTTTTATATCAATTATTGCATACTAATGAGTTTGTAAATAATGTATTAGAAAGATGTACAGGAACAAGTTATCCTGCGATAAATTCAAAAGATTTATCTAAATTAAAAATAAAAGTTCCATCCCTAAAAGAACAACAAAAAATAGCCACTTATTTAAGTGCTATTGATCGTAAAATAGAAACAGTCAATAATCAAATAAGCCATACACAAACCTTTAAAAAAGGCTTGTTGCAGCAATTGTTTGTGTAA
- a CDS encoding GIY-YIG nuclease family protein — MKPGFIYILTNKNNTTLYVGVTANLEQRVKQHKSKMNRKSFTARYNLDKLVYFESFQMIGDAIAREKQLKAGSRAKKIALIEGLNPNWDDLS; from the coding sequence ATGAAACCAGGTTTTATATACATACTAACTAATAAAAACAACACAACATTGTATGTGGGTGTTACTGCTAATTTAGAACAACGTGTAAAACAGCATAAATCGAAAATGAATAGAAAATCGTTTACTGCTCGATACAATTTAGATAAGTTGGTGTATTTCGAATCCTTTCAAATGATTGGAGATGCTATCGCAAGAGAAAAACAGTTAAAAGCAGGCAGTAGAGCAAAGAAAATAGCATTGATAGAAGGTTTAAACCCTAATTGGGATGATTTGAGTTAA
- the mqo gene encoding malate dehydrogenase (quinone) — protein sequence MQNKPNNITLVGAGIMSATLGVLLKKLMPNCKIDIYERLDKVGAESSDAWNNAGTGHAAYCELNYTPELEDGTIDISKALKIGSSFEVSKQFWAYLKAENHLPQSEAFINDIAHMSFVWGEENIEFLKKRFEALTNCVLFEEMKYSEDLEEIEKWIPLMMHNRIDDEKIAVTRMEIGTDVNFGAITRGMINYLQSCDGVEVHLGYNIDDLTKNKDGTWEIEMTDLATNKEKVVISDFVFIGAGGGSIPLLEKTDLEQGRGYAGFPVSGQWLKCTNPEVIQQHEAKVYGKASTGSPPMSVPHLDTRMMNGKKALLFGPYAGFSTKFLKNGSYFDLPLSLEVHNIWPLLSAGIHNIDLTKYLIKQVVQSDEERFAFLQKYFPDAKMEDWTLEHAGQRVQIIKKDEDEGGVLKFGTEIVTDDDGSLAALLGASPGASTSVSIMLDVLDKCFPEAIASKEWQETLTTMIPSYGKSLVEHPELCRTIRERTTRELKLDD from the coding sequence ATGCAAAATAAACCAAACAATATTACACTAGTTGGTGCAGGAATAATGAGTGCTACATTAGGTGTTCTGCTTAAAAAATTGATGCCAAATTGTAAAATTGATATTTATGAACGACTTGATAAAGTAGGTGCCGAAAGTTCAGATGCCTGGAACAATGCAGGAACAGGTCATGCTGCATATTGTGAGTTGAATTATACTCCCGAACTTGAAGATGGAACAATAGATATATCAAAAGCCTTAAAAATTGGATCTTCTTTTGAAGTTTCTAAGCAGTTTTGGGCGTATTTAAAAGCAGAAAACCATTTACCACAATCAGAAGCCTTTATCAATGATATAGCACATATGAGTTTTGTGTGGGGAGAAGAAAATATTGAATTTTTAAAGAAACGTTTTGAAGCCTTGACCAATTGTGTGCTGTTTGAAGAAATGAAATATTCTGAGGATTTGGAAGAAATTGAAAAATGGATTCCGTTGATGATGCACAATCGTATTGATGATGAAAAAATTGCAGTAACACGTATGGAAATTGGTACCGATGTTAATTTTGGCGCAATAACACGCGGAATGATTAATTATTTACAATCGTGTGATGGGGTAGAAGTGCATTTAGGTTATAATATTGATGATCTTACCAAAAACAAAGATGGTACTTGGGAAATAGAAATGACCGATTTGGCAACCAATAAAGAGAAAGTAGTTATAAGTGATTTTGTTTTTATTGGTGCAGGTGGTGGAAGTATTCCTTTATTAGAAAAAACAGATTTAGAACAGGGTAGAGGCTATGCAGGTTTTCCTGTGAGTGGTCAATGGTTAAAATGCACCAATCCTGAAGTAATCCAACAACACGAAGCCAAAGTATATGGAAAAGCATCAACAGGTTCACCACCAATGTCGGTACCACATTTAGATACACGGATGATGAATGGTAAAAAAGCCTTGTTATTTGGTCCTTATGCTGGTTTTTCGACAAAGTTCCTAAAAAATGGTTCGTATTTTGACTTACCATTATCATTGGAAGTACATAATATTTGGCCTTTGCTTTCGGCTGGAATACATAATATAGATTTGACGAAGTATTTAATAAAACAAGTAGTGCAATCTGATGAGGAGCGTTTTGCTTTTTTACAAAAATACTTTCCAGATGCGAAAATGGAAGATTGGACATTGGAACACGCAGGACAACGTGTACAGATTATTAAAAAAGATGAAGATGAAGGAGGTGTTTTGAAGTTTGGTACCGAAATAGTTACAGATGATGATGGTTCGTTAGCAGCATTATTGGGTGCTTCTCCAGGTGCCTCAACCTCAGTTTCTATTATGTTGGACGTCTTAGATAAATGTTTTCCAGAGGCGATTGCTTCAAAGGAATGGCAAGAAACTTTAACAACAATGATTCCTTCTTATGGAAAATCATTAGTCGAACACCCTGAATTGTGTAGAACTATTCGTGAGCGGACTACAAGAGAATTGAAGTTGGATGATTAA
- a CDS encoding type I restriction endonuclease subunit R has protein sequence MSHQSEAILEHKFIQQLVGLNYELVKVPDGETLLVNLQSQLEKFNKTSFSSKEFESILNHLAKGNVFEKAKTLRGRYQLTRDNGDSFYVRFFNSEDWNQNLFQVTNQITQEGTYKNRYDVTLLINGLPLVQVELKRRGLEIKEAFNQINRYQRHSFWSNDGLFQYVQLFVISNGVNTKYLANNELQSVKQTFFWANEQNKNVTDLIDFTNAFLNPNHLGKMIAQYIVHNETHKILMVLRPYQFFATENLVKQVSTSNENGYIWHTTGSGKTLTSFKASQIIMDLPNVHKVVFVVDRKDLDYQTMNEFNSFKKDSVDVTDNTSSLVKQLADDTKLVLTTIQKLNNAISKAHYERSLQKLQDKKVVFIFDECHRSQFGDTHKKITEYFQGSQLFGFTGTPIFAKNASKNDLGKRTTKDLFGECLHKYVITNAIKDQNVLKFGIEYVGKYKQKGNTFIDIEVEDIDKAEVFADERRLEKIVDYIIAYHGQKTFNKDYSALFAVNNIDTLIKYYDIFQRKKEAGEHDLRIATIFTFGANEEDEDAQDYLPGDEFQQAAEPRTIYKSSHTRDKLDTYISDYNKMFNTSFSTKDSQQFENYFKDISKRLKEREKKTFNDEKDRLDIVLVVNMMLTGFDAKKVNTLYVDKNLKYHGLIQAFSRTNRILVEKKSQGNILCFRNLKAATDDAITLFSNKDAIEDIILPPYEAIAAKFDEALKNLLEIAPTHKSVDDFLSEEDELAFIQAFRKLMRAKNVLQSYTDFDWEDLGIDEQTFEDYKSKYLDLYEKVKNDRQKHKTSILDDIDFELELIHRDQINVAYILKLLAKLKEAKTSEAQAQKKAIIDLLAGEVELRSKRELIEKFIEENLPHIDDIEMIQDEFEKFWHEQKILALAKLCEEENLDKNQFNSLVESYIYSGREPLRDEVFKCLDNRPSILKAREIGERIIDKMKEYIEVFVNGMVG, from the coding sequence ATGAGTCATCAATCAGAAGCCATATTAGAACATAAATTCATTCAACAACTTGTTGGATTGAATTATGAATTGGTAAAAGTTCCTGATGGTGAAACTTTGCTCGTAAATCTTCAATCGCAGTTAGAGAAATTTAACAAGACTTCGTTTTCAAGTAAAGAGTTTGAATCTATTCTCAATCATTTAGCCAAAGGAAATGTATTTGAAAAAGCGAAGACCTTACGAGGACGCTATCAATTAACACGAGATAACGGAGACTCTTTCTATGTACGTTTTTTTAATAGTGAAGATTGGAATCAGAATTTATTTCAAGTGACCAATCAAATTACACAAGAAGGAACTTATAAAAACCGCTATGATGTTACGTTGTTAATCAATGGCTTACCATTGGTTCAAGTAGAATTGAAACGTCGTGGACTGGAAATTAAAGAAGCCTTTAACCAAATAAACCGTTACCAGCGACATTCGTTTTGGAGCAATGATGGTTTGTTTCAATATGTGCAATTGTTTGTAATAAGCAACGGTGTTAACACGAAGTATTTAGCCAATAATGAACTACAATCTGTAAAACAAACGTTTTTTTGGGCAAATGAGCAGAACAAGAATGTCACTGACTTAATTGATTTTACCAACGCATTTTTAAACCCAAATCATTTAGGTAAAATGATTGCACAATATATTGTGCATAATGAAACGCATAAAATATTGATGGTCTTGCGACCTTATCAATTTTTTGCCACAGAAAATTTGGTAAAACAAGTATCTACAAGCAATGAAAATGGGTATATATGGCATACTACAGGTTCTGGTAAAACCTTAACATCATTTAAAGCAAGTCAAATCATTATGGACTTGCCCAATGTTCACAAAGTTGTGTTTGTTGTAGATAGAAAAGATTTGGATTATCAAACGATGAATGAATTCAATAGTTTCAAGAAAGATAGTGTTGATGTTACAGACAATACCAGTTCTTTGGTAAAGCAATTGGCGGACGATACGAAATTGGTCTTAACTACCATTCAGAAATTAAACAACGCGATTTCAAAAGCGCATTACGAACGTAGTTTACAAAAATTACAAGATAAGAAAGTAGTTTTCATTTTTGACGAATGTCATCGTTCACAGTTTGGAGATACACATAAAAAAATAACAGAATATTTTCAAGGCAGTCAATTATTTGGTTTTACAGGAACGCCCATTTTTGCAAAAAATGCTTCTAAAAATGATTTAGGAAAGCGAACAACCAAAGACCTTTTTGGTGAATGCTTGCATAAATATGTAATTACCAATGCTATTAAAGACCAAAATGTCCTGAAATTTGGTATTGAGTATGTAGGAAAATACAAGCAAAAAGGAAATACGTTTATTGATATTGAAGTAGAAGATATTGATAAAGCAGAGGTTTTTGCTGATGAAAGAAGATTAGAAAAAATCGTTGATTATATCATTGCGTATCATGGTCAAAAAACGTTTAATAAAGACTATTCAGCGTTATTTGCAGTGAATAATATTGATACGTTGATAAAGTATTACGATATTTTTCAACGTAAAAAAGAAGCAGGAGAACATGATTTACGTATAGCAACTATTTTTACATTTGGAGCCAATGAAGAAGATGAGGACGCTCAAGATTATTTACCTGGCGATGAGTTTCAACAAGCAGCAGAGCCAAGAACAATTTATAAATCAAGTCATACACGAGATAAGTTAGATACTTATATTTCGGATTATAACAAGATGTTCAATACAAGTTTTTCTACCAAAGACAGTCAACAGTTTGAAAATTACTTTAAAGACATCAGTAAGCGTTTAAAAGAAAGAGAAAAGAAAACATTCAACGATGAAAAGGATCGTTTAGACATTGTATTGGTTGTGAATATGATGCTTACAGGATTTGATGCAAAAAAAGTCAACACTTTATATGTTGATAAAAATCTAAAATATCATGGATTGATTCAGGCTTTTTCAAGAACGAATAGAATTTTAGTTGAAAAGAAATCACAAGGAAATATATTATGTTTTAGAAACCTAAAAGCCGCAACAGATGATGCGATTACCTTGTTTTCTAATAAAGATGCTATTGAAGACATTATATTACCGCCATACGAAGCCATTGCAGCAAAATTTGACGAAGCATTAAAGAACTTGCTTGAAATTGCGCCAACACATAAAAGTGTGGATGATTTTCTTAGTGAAGAAGATGAATTAGCATTTATCCAAGCCTTTAGAAAATTGATGCGCGCAAAGAATGTATTACAATCTTACACGGATTTCGATTGGGAAGATTTAGGAATTGATGAGCAAACATTTGAAGATTATAAAAGTAAATATTTAGACCTTTATGAAAAGGTTAAAAATGATAGGCAAAAACATAAAACCTCAATTCTTGATGATATAGATTTTGAATTGGAATTAATTCATCGCGACCAAATAAATGTTGCTTACATTTTAAAATTATTAGCTAAATTAAAAGAGGCAAAAACTTCTGAAGCACAAGCACAGAAAAAGGCTATTATTGATTTATTGGCTGGAGAAGTAGAACTTCGTAGTAAACGAGAATTGATAGAAAAATTCATTGAAGAAAATCTACCACATATTGATGATATTGAAATGATTCAAGATGAATTTGAGAAATTCTGGCATGAACAAAAGATATTAGCCTTGGCAAAACTATGTGAAGAAGAAAATTTAGATAAAAATCAATTCAATTCATTAGTTGAAAGTTATATCTACAGTGGTCGAGAGCCTTTGAGGGACGAAGTATTCAAATGTTTAGATAATAGACCTAGCATTTTAAAAGCACGTGAAATAGGCGAACGAATCATTGATAAAATGAAGGAGTATATAGAAGTGTTTGTCAATGGAATGGTTGGGTAA